From the genome of Duffyella gerundensis, one region includes:
- a CDS encoding ABC transporter permease gives MSNTKVNVQQPAEQRSLSDRLKHRVPKDTGIFIVMIGIALIFEIAGWYVRDQSFLMNTNRLVLILLQVAIIGIIAVGVTQVIITTGIDLSSGSVIALTAVVAASLAQTSDSLTPMFPSLVDLPAAVPIGAGIAVGLICGLLNGVLTTKTGIPPFIATLGMMVSARGLAQYYTQGNPISFLSDGFTSIGEGAMPVIIFLAVALVFHIALKHTRYGKYVYAIGGNMTSAKVSGINVNKYLVIVYTIAGGLSGLAGVVLAARVSSGQSSMGVGYELDAIAAAVIGGSSLMGGVGRITGTLIGAVILGLIKSGFTFVGVDAYVQDIIKGMIIVAAVSIDMYRNRQKR, from the coding sequence ATGAGCAACACGAAAGTTAACGTTCAACAGCCGGCGGAGCAGCGTTCGCTCTCTGACCGACTGAAGCATCGGGTGCCAAAAGACACCGGCATTTTTATCGTCATGATCGGCATTGCGCTGATTTTTGAAATTGCCGGCTGGTATGTGCGCGATCAATCTTTCCTGATGAACACCAACCGTCTGGTGCTGATTCTGCTGCAGGTGGCGATTATCGGCATTATTGCGGTGGGCGTGACACAGGTGATCATTACCACCGGCATCGACCTGTCGTCGGGCTCGGTGATAGCGTTAACCGCGGTGGTGGCGGCCAGCCTGGCGCAAACCTCTGACAGCCTGACGCCGATGTTTCCTTCGCTGGTGGATCTGCCTGCGGCGGTGCCGATTGGCGCCGGGATTGCGGTTGGCCTGATTTGTGGGCTGCTCAACGGCGTATTGACCACCAAAACCGGCATTCCGCCGTTTATCGCCACGCTAGGGATGATGGTGTCGGCGCGCGGCCTGGCACAATATTACACTCAGGGTAATCCGATCAGCTTCCTCTCCGATGGCTTCACCTCCATCGGCGAGGGTGCCATGCCAGTGATCATCTTCCTGGCGGTGGCGCTGGTGTTCCATATCGCCCTGAAGCATACCCGCTACGGCAAATATGTTTACGCCATCGGCGGCAACATGACCTCGGCGAAGGTCTCCGGCATCAACGTGAATAAATATCTGGTGATCGTCTATACCATTGCGGGCGGCTTATCCGGGCTGGCGGGCGTGGTGCTGGCGGCGCGCGTCAGCAGCGGGCAGTCGAGCATGGGCGTTGGCTATGAGCTGGATGCCATTGCTGCGGCGGTCATCGGCGGCAGCAGCCTGATGGGCGGCGTGGGGCGTATTACCGGCACGCTGATTGGCGCCGTGATTTTGGGCCTGATCAAAAGCGGCTTCACCTTTGTGGGCGTCGATGCCTACGTGCAGGACATTATCAAAGGAATGATTATCGTCGCGGCGGTGTCGATCGATATGTACCGCAACCGCCAGAAGCGCTAA
- a CDS encoding carbon-phosphorus lyase complex subunit PhnI, whose amino-acid sequence MYVAVKGGEKAIAQAHRLQADLRRGDRLRPAVGCDQIADQLGLAVDRVMTEGGICDAELAALAIKQASGDLVEAIFLLRAYRTTLPRLADSLPLATQNMRPERRISAVWKDLPGGQVLGPTSDYSHRLLDFTLLANGEVPAAQQAEAPLEAHCPPMFDLLVSEGLAAQEQDDGSEPVDITREPPSFPTARSARLQQLMRADEGWLLALGYSTQRGYGRTHPFAGEIRTGMLTLAICPEELGFNIDIGEILLTECEMVNGFTVPDTAAPHFTRGYGLAFGRAERKTMAMALVDRALQSREHHERISSPAQDEEFVLAHADNVEAAGFVSHLKLPHYVDFQAELALLKQLQQAWQEQQHG is encoded by the coding sequence ATGTATGTTGCGGTGAAGGGCGGTGAAAAAGCGATTGCCCAGGCGCACCGGCTGCAGGCCGATCTGCGCCGCGGCGATCGGCTGAGACCGGCGGTGGGCTGCGATCAGATTGCCGATCAGCTCGGCCTGGCGGTGGATCGGGTAATGACCGAAGGCGGTATCTGCGATGCGGAACTGGCGGCACTGGCGATAAAACAGGCCAGCGGCGATTTGGTGGAGGCGATTTTCCTGCTGCGCGCCTATCGCACCACGCTGCCACGGCTGGCGGACAGCCTGCCGCTGGCGACGCAAAACATGCGCCCGGAACGGCGTATTTCCGCGGTATGGAAGGATTTGCCGGGCGGCCAGGTGCTGGGGCCGACCAGTGATTACAGCCACCGACTGCTCGATTTTACCCTGCTGGCCAACGGCGAGGTGCCCGCAGCGCAGCAGGCCGAGGCGCCGCTGGAGGCACACTGCCCGCCGATGTTTGACCTGCTGGTTAGCGAAGGGCTGGCGGCGCAAGAGCAGGACGATGGCAGCGAGCCGGTGGACATCACCCGCGAACCGCCGTCGTTTCCCACCGCGCGCAGCGCCCGGCTGCAACAACTCATGCGCGCCGATGAGGGCTGGCTGCTGGCGCTGGGCTACTCCACCCAGCGCGGCTATGGCCGTACCCATCCGTTTGCCGGTGAGATCCGCACCGGCATGCTGACGCTGGCGATCTGCCCGGAAGAGCTCGGCTTTAACATCGACATTGGCGAAATCCTGCTGACCGAGTGCGAAATGGTCAACGGTTTTACCGTGCCGGATACCGCCGCGCCGCATTTTACCCGCGGCTACGGTCTCGCTTTTGGCCGCGCCGAGCGTAAAACTATGGCGATGGCGCTGGTGGATCGCGCCCTGCAAAGTCGCGAGCATCACGAACGCATCAGCAGTCCGGCGCAGGATGAAGAGTTTGTGCTGGCCCATGCGGACAACGTTGAGGCGGCGGGCTTTGTCTCGCACCTGAAGCTGCCGCACTACGTCGATTTTCAGGCGGAGCTGGCGCTGCTGAAGCAGCTGCAACAGGCCTGGCAGGAGCAGCAACATGGCTGA
- the phnF gene encoding phosphonate metabolism transcriptional regulator PhnF has translation MSELSRHPTRVYQAIAAQLEASLQQDYRCGDWLPSEQQLASHYAVNRHTLRRAVDELVIKGLVQRRHGVGILVLTRPWDYPLHAQARFSQNLMEQGSHPTSERLLAVLRPASQEVALALAIEEGASVIHLRTLRRVNGVPVCIINHYLPQLAWWPTLQQFQNGSLHSFISRELNHDLTRQQTRISTRRAQAKECQRLEISLHAPLLCVRTLNRTASGEMAEYSVSLTRGDMIELTLEHP, from the coding sequence GTGAGTGAGTTATCCAGACATCCGACCAGAGTCTACCAGGCGATTGCCGCCCAGCTGGAAGCGTCGCTGCAACAAGATTATCGCTGCGGCGACTGGCTGCCTTCCGAGCAGCAGCTGGCCAGCCACTATGCGGTGAACCGCCACACGCTGCGCCGTGCGGTGGATGAACTGGTGATCAAAGGGCTGGTGCAGCGTCGCCACGGCGTTGGCATTTTAGTGCTGACCCGGCCCTGGGATTACCCGCTGCATGCGCAGGCGCGCTTCAGTCAAAACCTGATGGAGCAGGGCAGTCATCCCACCAGCGAACGGCTGCTGGCGGTGCTGCGACCGGCGAGTCAGGAAGTGGCGCTGGCACTGGCGATCGAAGAGGGCGCCAGCGTCATTCATCTGCGCACCCTGCGTCGGGTTAACGGCGTGCCGGTCTGCATCATTAATCACTATCTGCCCCAGCTCGCCTGGTGGCCAACGCTGCAACAGTTTCAGAACGGATCGCTGCACAGCTTTATCAGCCGCGAGCTGAATCACGATCTCACCCGTCAGCAGACGCGCATCAGCACCCGTCGCGCGCAGGCCAAAGAGTGCCAGCGGCTGGAGATCAGCCTGCATGCGCCGCTGCTCTGCGTGCGTACCCTGAACCGCACCGCCAGCGGCGAGATGGCGGAATACTCCGTTAGCCTGACCCGCGGCGACATGATTGAGCTGACGCTGGAGCACCCATGA
- a CDS encoding NAD(P)/FAD-dependent oxidoreductase: protein MPALMRYVQDNAHLPDSADVVIIGAGIAGAAAAYELARRGVRVVLLEKGLVSGEQSSRNWGWCRQQNRDERELPLSMYALRRWGELEAETGETLGFRRSGLVYATCNPQEIATWERWNQMAKGYGMHSEILNAQQAKAMTPGSRTAWRGGLSSPTDGHAEPALAAAGLVIAAQRLGAQLFQQCAVRGLDITAGRVSGVWTERGRIKTSSVLLAAGAWSSLFCRRHGIDLPLGNVIGTAFRTAPIAQAIAAPLYTPDFACRPQRDGSYTVSVSGKGRLEPGIQSLRYARQFYPTFKKRRNNLHISLGLRPFLHGPEAWVNWQFDRPSPFEKCRILDPAADRQIVEQGLAAMRNEYPALAGLQLAQAWGGMIDSTPDAIPVISAVPALPGLLISAGFSGHGFGIGPGAGRLAADLIMNADPIVDPAPYRYSRLVDGTGLDQPGMM, encoded by the coding sequence ATGCCGGCGTTGATGCGCTACGTACAGGACAACGCCCATCTGCCCGACAGCGCGGATGTGGTGATCATCGGCGCGGGCATTGCCGGTGCCGCCGCTGCTTATGAACTGGCGAGGCGCGGCGTTCGGGTGGTGCTGCTGGAAAAAGGGCTGGTCAGCGGCGAACAGTCGAGTCGTAACTGGGGCTGGTGTCGCCAGCAGAACCGCGACGAGCGCGAGTTGCCGCTAAGCATGTATGCCCTGCGACGCTGGGGCGAGCTGGAAGCGGAGACCGGCGAAACGCTGGGTTTCCGTCGCTCGGGCCTGGTGTACGCCACCTGCAACCCACAGGAGATCGCTACCTGGGAACGCTGGAATCAGATGGCGAAAGGCTACGGCATGCACAGCGAGATCCTCAATGCGCAGCAGGCGAAGGCGATGACGCCCGGCAGCCGTACCGCATGGCGCGGCGGCCTGTCGTCGCCGACCGATGGTCATGCGGAACCGGCACTGGCCGCCGCCGGTCTGGTTATCGCCGCCCAGCGCCTCGGCGCGCAGCTCTTTCAACAGTGCGCGGTGCGCGGGCTGGATATTACAGCCGGACGGGTCAGCGGCGTCTGGACGGAGCGCGGACGGATCAAAACCAGCAGCGTGCTGCTGGCCGCGGGTGCCTGGAGTTCGCTGTTCTGTCGCCGTCACGGCATCGACCTGCCGCTGGGCAACGTTATCGGCACCGCCTTTCGTACCGCACCCATTGCCCAGGCGATCGCCGCACCGCTCTACACGCCAGATTTTGCCTGTCGACCTCAGCGCGACGGCAGCTATACCGTATCGGTCTCGGGCAAAGGGCGGCTTGAGCCAGGCATTCAGAGCCTGCGCTATGCGCGCCAGTTCTATCCCACCTTTAAAAAGCGCCGTAACAACCTGCATATTTCGCTGGGGCTGCGGCCTTTTCTGCACGGCCCGGAAGCCTGGGTTAACTGGCAGTTTGATCGCCCGTCGCCGTTTGAAAAGTGCAGAATCCTCGATCCCGCCGCCGATCGGCAGATCGTTGAGCAGGGACTGGCGGCGATGCGTAACGAATATCCGGCGCTGGCGGGCCTACAGCTGGCGCAGGCGTGGGGCGGCATGATCGACAGCACGCCCGATGCCATTCCGGTGATTTCTGCCGTGCCTGCCCTGCCCGGCCTGCTGATCTCAGCGGGTTTCAGCGGCCACGGTTTTGGCATCGGTCCCGGCGCCGGACGGCTGGCCGCCGATCTGATCATGAACGCCGATCCGATCGTCGATCCGGCACCCTATCGTTATTCCCGGCTGGTGGATGGCACCGGCCTTGACCAACCCGGCATGATGTAA
- a CDS encoding GNAT family N-acetyltransferase: protein MTIILRNMTEADLPQVKALTQQLQWPHRLSDLQQMLQLGEGTVIVDGTRVLGSAMGWRWGDRIASLGVVIVAEALRGQGYGRQLMRNMLARFSDCQVRLHATEMGHGLYEKLGFVVTGQVMQHQTRQLGDVAAPLLPAGWQLRAGENGDLAALTALDYQASGMVRTRLLTRLLTDASLRVLLDEQQQMRGFAVTRRFGHGHTVGPLLATNEASAKRLVSDALCRLAGEFVRLDTPVSRFSPWLTECGLTKVDSPVAMIHGTPWQPQGAQTFGLMSQAMA from the coding sequence ATGACCATTATCCTCAGGAACATGACCGAGGCCGATCTGCCTCAGGTGAAGGCGCTTACGCAGCAGCTGCAGTGGCCGCATCGGCTCAGCGATTTGCAGCAGATGCTGCAGCTGGGTGAAGGCACGGTCATCGTCGATGGCACGCGCGTGCTCGGTTCGGCGATGGGCTGGCGCTGGGGCGATCGCATCGCGTCGCTGGGCGTGGTGATTGTTGCCGAGGCGCTGCGCGGTCAGGGCTATGGCCGCCAGCTGATGCGTAACATGCTGGCGCGGTTTAGCGATTGTCAGGTGCGCCTGCATGCCACCGAAATGGGCCACGGCCTGTATGAAAAACTCGGTTTTGTCGTCACCGGTCAGGTGATGCAGCACCAAACCCGTCAGCTGGGTGATGTCGCCGCGCCGCTGCTGCCCGCTGGCTGGCAGCTCCGCGCCGGAGAGAACGGCGATCTTGCGGCGTTAACGGCGCTGGATTATCAGGCCAGCGGCATGGTGCGCACCCGCCTGCTGACGCGCTTGCTGACGGACGCGTCGCTGCGCGTTCTGCTGGATGAACAGCAGCAAATGCGCGGCTTCGCCGTGACGCGGCGTTTTGGCCACGGCCACACCGTCGGGCCACTGCTGGCAACGAATGAGGCGTCGGCGAAACGGCTGGTCAGCGACGCGCTGTGCCGTCTGGCAGGCGAATTTGTGCGGCTCGATACGCCGGTAAGCCGCTTCAGCCCGTGGCTGACTGAGTGCGGACTAACGAAGGTCGACAGCCCGGTCGCGATGATTCACGGCACGCCGTGGCAGCCGCAGGGCGCGCAGACCTTTGGCCTGATGTCGCAGGCGATGGCCTGA
- a CDS encoding thiamine pyrophosphate-requiring protein: MSTMTSDFFVERLQAWGVTRIYGYPGDGINGVLGAIQRANKKGAGIEFIQVRHEEMAAFMAAGHAKFTGELGVCLSTGGPGATHLLTGLYDAKVDHVPVLAISGQAEATSRGATYQQELNLDRVFADVANFVQEAAAPAQIRHLVDRGVRIAIAQNGVSVLILPKDIQDEPWQPPQHAHGFTHSGTGYQRPKVVPYEADLQKAAAILNAGKKVAILIGAGARGAAVEVVQVANLLGAGVAKALLGKDVLPDDAPFVTGSIGLLGTRPSSDMMAECDTLLMIGSGFPWTEFLPKEGQARAVQIDIDPSMLGLRYPNEINLHGDAAETLRALLPLLEHKDDRQWQEQIALNVKAWWQVMEERAMAPANPVNPQRVVWEMSPLLADNAIVTSDSGSCANWFARDFRVKQGQRATLSGGLACMGAAVPFAIAAKFAYPDRPVVALVGDGAMQMNNMAELITIQKYWQGWATPQLVVCVFNNQDLNQVTWEQRVMEGNPRFEASQQVPDVRYSQFAEMLGLKGIYVDDPEQLSAAWQEALSADRPVVLEVKTDPEVAPLPPHITLKQAKAFMASMIKGDRGAAQVIGDTASQLFNEILPGKK, from the coding sequence ATGAGCACGATGACCAGTGATTTTTTCGTTGAACGCCTGCAGGCCTGGGGCGTTACGCGTATTTATGGCTATCCCGGCGACGGTATCAACGGCGTGCTCGGCGCCATTCAGCGCGCCAACAAGAAAGGCGCGGGCATCGAATTTATTCAGGTGCGACACGAAGAGATGGCGGCGTTTATGGCCGCCGGGCATGCCAAATTCACCGGCGAGCTGGGCGTTTGCCTCTCCACCGGTGGGCCAGGCGCCACCCATCTGCTGACCGGCCTCTATGATGCCAAAGTCGACCATGTGCCGGTGCTGGCAATTTCTGGCCAGGCGGAAGCAACCTCACGCGGTGCCACCTATCAGCAGGAATTAAACCTCGATCGCGTATTTGCTGATGTAGCTAACTTCGTACAGGAAGCGGCAGCACCGGCACAGATCCGCCATCTGGTGGATCGCGGCGTGCGCATCGCTATCGCGCAGAACGGCGTGTCGGTGCTGATCCTGCCGAAAGATATTCAGGATGAGCCGTGGCAGCCGCCGCAGCACGCACACGGTTTTACCCACTCTGGCACCGGCTATCAGCGGCCAAAAGTGGTGCCCTACGAGGCAGACCTGCAAAAAGCGGCGGCGATCCTTAACGCCGGTAAAAAGGTCGCCATTCTGATCGGTGCGGGCGCACGCGGCGCGGCGGTGGAAGTGGTACAGGTCGCGAACCTGCTCGGTGCGGGCGTTGCCAAAGCGCTGCTCGGCAAGGATGTGCTGCCGGACGACGCGCCGTTTGTCACCGGATCCATTGGTCTGCTCGGCACCAGGCCCTCTTCTGACATGATGGCCGAATGCGACACGCTATTGATGATTGGCAGCGGCTTCCCGTGGACCGAGTTCCTGCCGAAAGAGGGTCAGGCGCGGGCGGTGCAGATCGATATCGACCCGTCGATGCTTGGCCTGCGTTATCCCAACGAGATTAACCTGCACGGCGATGCAGCAGAAACGCTGCGTGCGCTGCTACCCTTGCTGGAACACAAAGACGATCGCCAGTGGCAGGAGCAGATTGCCCTCAACGTCAAAGCGTGGTGGCAGGTGATGGAAGAGCGCGCCATGGCGCCGGCCAATCCGGTTAACCCGCAGCGCGTGGTGTGGGAGATGTCGCCGCTGCTGGCGGATAACGCCATTGTCACCTCCGATTCCGGCTCCTGCGCTAACTGGTTCGCCCGTGATTTCCGTGTCAAACAGGGGCAGCGCGCCACGCTCTCCGGCGGCCTCGCCTGCATGGGCGCCGCGGTGCCTTTTGCCATCGCCGCCAAGTTTGCTTATCCCGATCGCCCGGTGGTGGCGCTGGTCGGCGACGGCGCGATGCAGATGAACAACATGGCCGAACTGATCACCATTCAGAAATACTGGCAGGGCTGGGCCACGCCGCAGCTGGTGGTGTGCGTGTTCAATAATCAGGATCTCAATCAGGTCACCTGGGAGCAGCGCGTCATGGAAGGCAACCCGCGTTTCGAGGCGAGCCAGCAGGTGCCTGACGTACGCTATTCGCAGTTTGCTGAGATGCTTGGCCTGAAAGGCATTTACGTTGATGACCCTGAGCAGCTGAGTGCCGCCTGGCAGGAAGCGCTGAGCGCCGATCGCCCGGTGGTGCTGGAAGTGAAAACCGATCCGGAAGTAGCACCGCTGCCGCCGCACATTACGCTGAAACAGGCGAAAGCGTTTATGGCGTCGATGATCAAAGGCGACCGCGGAGCAGCTCAGGTGATTGGCGATACCGCCAGCCAGCTGTTTAACGAGATTTTACCGGGTAAGAAGTAA
- the phnH gene encoding phosphonate C-P lyase system protein PhnH, with product MTLLASFNHPVADSQRAFRRILKAMSEPGVMVMLPLQQGWGDLSPAATATLLTLVDNETALWIDPALDGDTLRSNLRFHIGVPSCEARCAPFALTHAAADPDPLAFAAGDNLAPETATTLIIDLPALSGGLTLRLNGPGIRETRAIAPQLPPRVLHYLRERPHHFPQGIDLIFTCGESMMAVPRTTQVEVC from the coding sequence ATGACCTTACTGGCAAGTTTTAATCATCCGGTGGCCGATTCCCAGCGCGCCTTTCGCCGCATTCTCAAAGCAATGAGCGAGCCTGGCGTCATGGTGATGCTGCCGTTGCAGCAGGGCTGGGGCGATCTCTCACCGGCGGCAACCGCCACGCTGCTGACGCTGGTCGATAATGAAACCGCGCTGTGGATCGATCCGGCGCTGGATGGCGACACGCTGCGCAGCAATCTGCGTTTTCATATTGGCGTGCCGTCGTGTGAAGCGCGCTGTGCGCCTTTTGCCCTGACCCACGCCGCCGCCGATCCCGATCCGCTGGCGTTCGCCGCCGGAGACAATCTGGCACCGGAAACCGCCACCACGCTGATTATCGATCTGCCCGCGCTGAGCGGCGGCCTGACGCTGCGGCTCAACGGCCCCGGCATTCGCGAGACCCGCGCCATTGCGCCGCAGCTACCGCCGCGTGTGCTGCACTATCTGCGCGAACGCCCGCACCATTTTCCGCAGGGCATCGATCTGATTTTCACCTGCGGCGAAAGCATGATGGCGGTGCCGCGCACCACACAAGTGGAGGTCTGCTGA
- a CDS encoding alpha-D-ribose 1-methylphosphonate 5-phosphate C-P-lyase PhnJ encodes MADLQGYNSGYLDEQSKRTLRRAILKAVAIPGYQVPFAGREMPMPYGWGTGGIQLTASLIGEEDVLKVIDQGADDTTNAVSIRQFFQRVSGAATTERTREATLIQTRHRIPETPLGSDQVLIYQVPIPEPLRFIEPRETETRTMHALEEYGVMQVKLYEDIARYGHIATTYAYPVRVNDRYVMDPSPIPKFDNPKMHMMPALQLFGAGREKRIYALPPFTKVESLDFEDHPFSVQQWDEPCALCGSRSSYLDEVVMDDRGTRLFVCSDTDYCRQQQENQHEQ; translated from the coding sequence ATGGCTGACTTACAGGGTTACAACAGCGGTTATCTCGACGAGCAGAGCAAGCGCACGCTGCGTCGCGCCATCCTGAAAGCGGTGGCGATTCCTGGCTATCAGGTGCCGTTCGCCGGACGCGAAATGCCGATGCCTTATGGCTGGGGCACCGGCGGCATTCAGCTCACCGCCAGCCTGATTGGCGAAGAGGATGTGCTGAAGGTGATCGATCAGGGCGCCGACGACACCACCAACGCCGTGTCGATTCGGCAGTTTTTCCAGCGGGTCAGCGGCGCGGCCACCACCGAGCGCACCCGGGAAGCGACGCTGATCCAGACGCGGCACCGCATTCCCGAAACGCCGCTGGGCAGCGATCAGGTGCTGATTTATCAGGTGCCGATCCCCGAGCCGCTGCGTTTTATCGAACCGCGCGAAACCGAAACGCGCACCATGCATGCGCTGGAGGAGTACGGCGTGATGCAGGTAAAACTCTATGAAGATATCGCCCGCTACGGCCATATCGCCACCACCTACGCTTATCCGGTGCGGGTCAACGATCGCTACGTCATGGATCCGTCGCCGATACCTAAATTCGACAACCCCAAAATGCACATGATGCCCGCGCTACAGCTGTTTGGCGCCGGACGGGAAAAGCGCATTTATGCGCTGCCGCCGTTTACCAAAGTGGAAAGCCTCGACTTTGAGGATCATCCGTTCAGCGTGCAGCAGTGGGATGAACCCTGTGCGCTCTGTGGCTCGCGCAGCAGCTATCTCGATGAGGTGGTAATGGACGACCGCGGCACGCGCCTGTTCGTCTGTTCCGATACCGACTATTGCCGTCAGCAGCAGGAAAATCAGCATGAACAGTGA
- the cbl gene encoding HTH-type transcriptional regulator Cbl, whose amino-acid sequence MNFQQLKIIREAARCEFNLTEVANALFTSQSGVSRHIRDLEDELGVEIFIRRGKRLLGMTEPGKALLTIAERILDEAGKVRRLADVFTSESSGVLTIATTHTQARYSLPRVIKAFRALYPNVRLELNQGSPQEIVSMLVAGEADVGIASEQLVNHSALAAFPWFGWHHALLVPKAHELTRQDPVSLAALSRYPLITYRQGITGRSKVDRAFHAAGLKPDIVLSAQDSDVVKTYVELGLGVGILADQACQLDEHSSLVRLDVGHLFESNTVWLGLKRGQLQRNYVWQFLELCNANLSIEEIKRQALSLHDESTTEPVLDFQI is encoded by the coding sequence GTGAATTTCCAGCAGCTTAAAATTATTCGGGAAGCCGCCCGTTGCGAATTCAATCTGACCGAAGTGGCCAATGCGCTGTTCACTTCGCAATCGGGCGTCAGTCGTCACATCCGCGATCTGGAAGATGAGCTGGGCGTGGAGATTTTTATCCGTCGCGGCAAGCGGCTGCTGGGCATGACCGAGCCGGGCAAAGCGCTGCTCACCATCGCCGAACGTATCCTTGATGAGGCGGGCAAAGTGCGGCGGCTGGCGGATGTCTTTACCAGCGAAAGCAGCGGCGTGCTGACTATCGCCACCACTCATACCCAGGCGCGTTACAGCCTGCCGCGGGTGATCAAAGCCTTTCGCGCACTCTATCCCAACGTACGGCTGGAGCTGAATCAGGGATCGCCGCAGGAGATTGTATCGATGCTGGTGGCCGGGGAGGCGGACGTTGGCATCGCCAGTGAACAGCTGGTGAATCACAGCGCGCTGGCAGCTTTTCCGTGGTTTGGCTGGCACCACGCGCTGCTGGTGCCTAAAGCGCATGAGCTGACCCGTCAGGATCCGGTGTCGCTGGCGGCGCTCAGCCGTTATCCGCTGATCACTTACCGTCAGGGCATTACCGGTCGTTCAAAGGTGGATCGGGCGTTTCATGCCGCAGGGCTGAAGCCCGATATCGTGCTGAGCGCGCAGGATTCCGACGTGGTAAAAACCTATGTTGAACTGGGATTGGGCGTGGGGATTCTTGCCGATCAGGCGTGCCAGCTTGATGAGCATTCGTCACTGGTGCGGCTGGATGTGGGTCATCTGTTTGAGTCCAATACCGTCTGGTTGGGTCTGAAACGCGGCCAGCTGCAGCGCAACTACGTCTGGCAGTTTCTGGAGTTGTGCAACGCTAACCTGTCGATTGAAGAGATCAAACGGCAGGCGCTGTCGCTGCATGATGAGAGCACCACGGAACCGGTGCTCGATTTTCAAATCTGA
- the phnG gene encoding phosphonate C-P lyase system protein PhnG produces MNHSTPRQHWISTLAHSQPAELAARWQQLQLQPDYQLIRPAEIGLTRLQARMGGSGNRFIAGDVTVTRAVVQLSNGTCGYSYVIGRDKAHAERCALIDALLQQPEHAPLLQENLIQPLLAAQQARRDKRAREIASSKVDFFTLVRGDNA; encoded by the coding sequence ATGAATCACTCAACTCCGCGCCAGCACTGGATCTCCACGCTGGCCCACAGCCAGCCCGCCGAGCTGGCGGCCCGTTGGCAGCAGCTGCAACTGCAACCCGATTATCAGCTGATTCGCCCGGCGGAAATTGGCCTGACCCGGCTGCAGGCGCGCATGGGCGGCAGCGGCAATCGCTTTATCGCCGGGGATGTCACCGTCACCCGCGCGGTGGTGCAGCTGAGCAACGGCACCTGCGGCTACAGCTACGTGATTGGCCGCGACAAGGCGCATGCCGAACGCTGTGCGCTGATCGATGCGCTGCTGCAACAGCCAGAGCACGCGCCGCTGTTGCAGGAAAATCTGATTCAACCCTTGCTGGCGGCACAACAGGCGCGACGTGATAAGCGTGCGCGTGAAATCGCCAGCAGCAAAGTCGACTTCTTTACCCTGGTTCGCGGAGACAATGCATGA
- the nac gene encoding nitrogen assimilation transcriptional regulator NAC, with product MNLRRLKYFVKIVDIGSLTQAAEVLHIAQPALSQQVATLENELDQQLLIRTKRGVTPTDAGKILYAHARTILRQCEQAQKAVINAGQTLSGQVSIGLAPGTAASSLTMPLLQTVRDRLPDVLVYLHENSGASLNEKVINGQLDMAVLYDRAPTAGITSTPLMKEELYLVGATDSPGLTVDLADVAQMNLFLPRDYSAVRKRVDEAFSLRRLSARIIGEIESIATLTAAISSQMGVTVLPESAARALVSSTPAWMARINSPSLNLPLSLNVSSRLPLSPSAQAVKDILLSLVSKPAVEDRELMLVS from the coding sequence ATGAACTTAAGACGACTGAAGTACTTTGTGAAAATCGTCGATATCGGCAGCCTGACGCAGGCAGCGGAAGTGTTGCATATTGCACAGCCTGCACTAAGTCAGCAGGTGGCCACGCTGGAAAACGAGCTGGATCAACAGCTGCTGATTCGCACCAAACGCGGCGTCACGCCTACCGACGCCGGAAAAATTCTCTATGCGCATGCCCGCACCATTTTACGTCAGTGCGAGCAGGCGCAAAAAGCGGTGATCAATGCCGGACAAACGCTGAGCGGCCAGGTGTCGATTGGCCTGGCGCCAGGCACCGCGGCCTCTTCGCTGACCATGCCGCTGCTGCAAACGGTGCGCGATCGCCTGCCCGATGTGCTGGTCTATCTGCATGAAAACAGCGGCGCCTCGCTGAATGAGAAGGTGATTAACGGCCAGCTCGATATGGCGGTTCTCTACGATCGGGCGCCTACCGCCGGTATCACCAGCACACCGCTGATGAAAGAAGAGCTTTATCTGGTGGGCGCGACCGATTCGCCGGGCCTGACGGTGGACCTGGCTGACGTGGCGCAGATGAACCTGTTCCTGCCGCGCGACTACAGCGCGGTGCGCAAGCGTGTTGACGAGGCGTTTTCACTGCGTCGTCTGAGCGCGCGCATTATCGGCGAAATTGAATCGATTGCCACGCTGACGGCGGCGATCTCCAGCCAGATGGGCGTCACCGTGTTACCGGAATCTGCGGCACGGGCGCTGGTCAGTTCCACTCCGGCATGGATGGCGCGCATCAACAGCCCGTCGCTTAACCTGCCGCTGTCGCTGAACGTCTCTTCACGCCTGCCGCTTTCACCTTCTGCACAGGCGGTGAAAGATATTCTGCTGTCGCTGGTCAGCAAGCCAGCGGTTGAAGACCGTGAACTGATGCTGGTGAGTTAA